A single Fusobacterium hominis DNA region contains:
- a CDS encoding phosphatidylglycerophosphatase A family protein has translation MDKNRNFIRNLGTWFGLGDMPKAPGTFGTLGGIPLFIILSFIRRFFPNNMIYNSFYFTFLVTFFAVAVHVSDICEREIFKKKDPQNVVIDEVLGYLTTLFLINPVGIYQNLMAMGIAFVIFRFLDITKIGPIDKSQHFEKGVGVVLDDFLAGVIGNFIMVCIWTVFF, from the coding sequence ATGGATAAAAATAGAAATTTTATTAGAAACCTTGGAACATGGTTTGGTCTTGGAGATATGCCAAAAGCTCCTGGTACTTTTGGAACTTTAGGTGGAATACCATTATTTATAATCTTATCATTTATAAGGCGTTTCTTTCCAAATAATATGATTTATAACTCTTTTTATTTTACATTTTTAGTAACATTTTTTGCTGTTGCTGTCCATGTAAGTGATATTTGTGAAAGAGAGATTTTTAAAAAGAAAGATCCACAAAATGTTGTAATAGATGAAGTGTTAGGTTATTTAACAACTCTTTTTTTGATAAATCCAGTTGGAATATATCAAAATTTAATGGCTATGGGGATAGCCTTTGTAATATTTAGATTTTTAGATATAACTAAAATTGGACCAATAGATAAATCACAACATTTTGAAAAAGGTGTTGGAGTTGTATTAGATGATTTTTTAGCAGGAGTTATAGGGAATTTTATAATGGTCTGCATTTGGACAGTGTTTTTCTAA
- a CDS encoding CinA family nicotinamide mononucleotide deamidase-related protein, translating into MKAAIILVGTELLNGAMVDTNSIYIAEQLNKYGIEIEFKLTVRDIKDEIYKTIDYCKKNVDLIIMSGGLGPTIDDITKEVIASYCGKKLIVEEEELQILKEKFVNVGIPFKNINVKEVEKPEGAISFRNDVGMAPAIYINGIAAFPGVPRELYNMFPKFINWYAKEYDLLQDEIYIKDIITYGIAESLIDEAVRDLFTENGIYYEFLVKDYGILIRMQTTQSNKNKVEKITKKIYNKIGEFIFGEDDDRLETKAVELLRRSQMNFSVAESCTGGMLASTLIGVPGVSDIFKEGIVSYSNEAKIKRLGVKKDTLDIYGAVSEQTAREMVLGLKTDVAISTTGIAGPDGGTKDKPVGLVYIGIRIKDKIYVEKRVFKGDRGRVRKKAVSQALFSLIKILNEDV; encoded by the coding sequence ATGAAAGCTGCTATTATACTTGTAGGTACAGAGCTTTTAAATGGAGCTATGGTAGATACAAATAGTATATATATAGCTGAACAACTAAATAAATATGGAATAGAAATAGAATTTAAGTTGACAGTAAGAGACATAAAAGATGAGATATATAAGACTATTGATTATTGTAAAAAAAATGTAGATCTTATAATAATGTCTGGAGGTTTAGGTCCAACAATAGATGATATTACTAAAGAAGTAATAGCTTCTTATTGTGGGAAAAAATTAATTGTTGAAGAAGAAGAGTTACAAATTTTAAAAGAGAAATTTGTAAATGTAGGTATACCTTTTAAAAATATAAATGTAAAAGAAGTTGAAAAACCAGAAGGTGCTATAAGTTTTAGAAATGATGTTGGAATGGCTCCTGCTATATACATAAATGGTATAGCAGCCTTTCCAGGAGTACCTAGAGAATTATATAATATGTTTCCTAAATTTATAAATTGGTATGCTAAAGAATATGATTTATTACAAGATGAAATCTATATAAAAGATATTATTACTTATGGAATAGCTGAGTCGTTAATTGATGAAGCTGTAAGAGATTTATTTACTGAAAATGGAATATATTATGAATTTTTAGTAAAAGATTATGGAATATTAATTAGAATGCAAACAACACAGAGTAATAAAAATAAAGTGGAAAAAATAACAAAAAAGATATATAATAAGATTGGGGAGTTTATCTTCGGTGAGGATGATGATAGACTAGAAACTAAAGCTGTAGAGCTTTTAAGACGGTCTCAAATGAATTTTTCAGTTGCTGAATCATGCACAGGAGGTATGCTTGCCAGTACTTTAATAGGGGTACCTGGTGTATCAGATATTTTTAAAGAGGGTATTGTATCCTATAGTAATGAAGCTAAAATAAAACGGCTAGGAGTAAAAAAAGATACACTTGACATATATGGGGCTGTAAGTGAACAGACGGCAAGAGAAATGGTCTTAGGTTTAAAAACAGATGTAGCTATATCTACTACCGGTATAGCTGGGCCAGATGGTGGTACTAAAGATAAACCTGTTGGGCTTGTGTATATTGGAATAAGAATAAAAGATAAGATATATGTTGAGAAAAGAGTCTTTAAGGGAGATCGAGGTAGAGTAAGAAAAAAAGCAGTGTCTCAGGCTCTTTTTAGTCTTATAAAAATTTTAAACGAGGATGTGTGA
- a CDS encoding helix-turn-helix domain-containing protein has translation MSSIGERIKKSRNEMGLSLRELAARVDLSASFLSQIEQGKASPSIENLKKIATSLDVKVSYLIEDEEEKNNTELVRHNERKYIESLDSNTKMALLTTSNIDKAMEPILYEIGPYGESGRSYYSHHGEEFIFIVEGKLDIYIDDEIHSLGEGDSLYFKSSQRHRFKNNTDKATRAIWVVNPPTF, from the coding sequence ATGAGCAGTATAGGAGAGAGAATTAAGAAAAGTAGAAATGAGATGGGACTATCATTAAGAGAATTAGCTGCAAGAGTTGATCTTTCAGCTAGTTTTTTATCACAAATAGAGCAAGGAAAGGCTTCTCCATCTATAGAAAATTTAAAAAAAATAGCAACTTCTTTAGATGTAAAAGTGAGTTATCTTATTGAAGATGAAGAGGAAAAAAATAATACAGAATTAGTTAGACACAATGAAAGAAAATATATAGAGAGCTTAGATTCAAATACGAAAATGGCTCTTTTAACAACATCAAATATAGATAAAGCAATGGAGCCTATTTTATATGAAATAGGACCATATGGTGAAAGTGGAAGAAGTTATTATAGTCACCATGGAGAAGAATTTATATTTATAGTTGAAGGAAAACTTGATATATATATAGACGATGAAATCCATAGTCTAGGTGAAGGGGATAGCTTATATTTTAAATCAAGTCAAAGACATAGATTTAAAAACAATACAGATAAGGCTACAAGGGCTATCTGGGTAGTAAATCCACCTACATTTTAA
- a CDS encoding DegV family EDD domain-containing protein, protein MKLEIKVLNAMRLTKLLIAASRWLSKYADILNDLNVYPVPDGDTGTNMSMTLQAVENELVKLDHEPSMNELADIVSEAVLLGARGNSGTILSQIIQGFLLGVRDKDEITVDDAARAFVLAKERAYQAVAQPVEGTMLTVIRRVSEEAIQYKGNKDDFILFLVHLKNVAKAAVDETPNLLPKLKEAGVVDAGGKGIFYVLEGFEKSVTDPEMLKDLQRIVESQATRKERMEYSQTEEEDIKFRYCTEFIIESGNFDLNEYKKEILKLGDSMVCAQTSRKTKTHIHTNHPGEVLEIAVKYGQLNNIKIENMVYQHKNLLVNEKEIKNIDRFLIKNENSDTKAYFVIADNEELGSYFIKAGASGVLLGGQTKNPSVSDIEEGLKQITCNRIILLPNNKNIISTAKIAAQRSNKEVLVVETKSMLEGYYVVKNRNEKFETVLENLKYNTSIEITKAVRDTKVDDIVIKSGEFIALINGNIKAKDSSLKTLMKAIVDKYITDKSINVVAAIGKDADDGATSLVRGLHNILKEELLTGQDNYPYYLYIENRDPSLPDIAIVTDSTSDLTEEFIGDLNISIIPLKIKLGDNYYKEGVELDKKEFWKRLLNERVLPKTSQPSPAEFKALYEKLFKQGYKKIISIHISSKLSGTQQAARVAKGMIPQGDNITIVDSKQVTMALGYQALEAARMAKEKATVDEILNRIYQIQDKIRLYFVVNELEYLEKGGRIGRASSVIGGFLKVKPIIKMDDGELAVQGKAIGESGAASYLERLIRNASKKSSIILYTGWGGTPKELASADEMRNQNIGNSRVDYRGRFEIGATIGSHSGPVFGMAILPKII, encoded by the coding sequence ATGAAACTAGAAATAAAAGTATTGAATGCCATGAGATTAACAAAACTTCTTATTGCAGCAAGTAGATGGCTTTCAAAATATGCAGATATACTAAATGATTTAAATGTATATCCAGTTCCTGATGGAGATACAGGAACAAATATGTCTATGACGTTACAAGCTGTTGAAAATGAACTTGTAAAATTAGACCATGAGCCATCAATGAATGAACTTGCTGACATAGTTTCAGAAGCAGTTTTATTAGGTGCAAGAGGAAATTCTGGGACAATTTTATCACAAATAATTCAAGGATTTTTACTAGGAGTGAGAGATAAAGATGAAATAACTGTAGATGATGCAGCTAGAGCTTTTGTTCTTGCAAAAGAAAGAGCATATCAAGCAGTTGCTCAACCAGTAGAAGGAACAATGCTTACAGTTATAAGAAGAGTTTCAGAAGAAGCTATTCAATACAAGGGTAACAAAGACGACTTTATACTATTTCTTGTACATTTGAAAAATGTTGCAAAAGCTGCTGTAGATGAAACACCAAATCTTTTACCAAAATTAAAAGAAGCTGGAGTTGTCGATGCAGGAGGAAAGGGAATTTTTTATGTACTTGAAGGATTTGAAAAGTCTGTTACAGATCCGGAAATGCTAAAAGATTTACAAAGAATAGTAGAGTCTCAAGCTACAAGAAAAGAAAGAATGGAATATTCTCAAACAGAAGAAGAAGATATTAAATTTAGATATTGCACTGAATTTATAATAGAGTCAGGAAATTTTGATTTAAATGAATATAAAAAAGAAATATTAAAGTTAGGAGATTCAATGGTATGTGCTCAAACTTCTCGTAAGACAAAGACACATATTCATACAAATCATCCTGGTGAAGTATTAGAGATAGCTGTAAAATATGGACAATTAAATAATATAAAGATTGAAAATATGGTTTATCAGCATAAAAATCTTCTTGTAAATGAAAAAGAAATAAAAAATATAGATAGATTTTTAATAAAAAATGAAAACAGTGATACAAAAGCTTACTTTGTAATAGCTGATAATGAAGAGCTAGGAAGTTATTTTATTAAAGCTGGGGCATCTGGAGTATTACTTGGTGGACAGACTAAAAACCCAAGTGTATCAGATATAGAAGAAGGATTAAAACAAATTACATGTAATAGAATAATTTTATTACCTAATAATAAAAATATTATTTCTACTGCTAAAATAGCTGCACAAAGATCAAATAAAGAAGTTCTTGTAGTAGAAACTAAAAGCATGTTAGAAGGATATTATGTTGTAAAAAATAGAAATGAAAAGTTTGAAACTGTTTTAGAAAATTTAAAATATAATACTTCAATAGAAATTACAAAAGCTGTAAGAGATACTAAAGTTGATGATATTGTTATTAAAAGTGGTGAATTTATAGCACTTATTAATGGAAATATAAAAGCAAAAGATTCATCACTTAAAACTTTAATGAAAGCAATAGTTGACAAATATATAACAGATAAGAGTATAAATGTAGTAGCAGCAATTGGAAAAGATGCAGATGATGGAGCAACTTCTTTAGTAAGAGGGTTACATAATATATTAAAAGAAGAATTATTAACAGGACAAGATAATTATCCATATTATTTATATATAGAAAATAGAGATCCATCATTACCAGATATTGCAATTGTGACAGATTCGACATCAGATTTGACAGAAGAATTTATTGGTGACTTAAATATTTCAATAATACCATTAAAAATAAAACTTGGTGACAATTATTACAAAGAAGGTGTAGAACTTGACAAAAAAGAGTTTTGGAAAAGACTTTTAAATGAACGTGTTTTACCAAAAACTTCACAACCGTCGCCAGCAGAATTTAAAGCATTATATGAAAAATTATTCAAACAAGGATATAAAAAAATTATTTCTATACACATCTCAAGTAAATTAAGTGGAACTCAACAAGCTGCAAGAGTAGCCAAAGGAATGATCCCACAAGGAGATAATATAACAATAGTTGATTCAAAACAAGTTACGATGGCATTGGGATATCAAGCTTTAGAAGCAGCCAGAATGGCAAAGGAAAAGGCAACAGTTGATGAAATTTTAAATAGAATATATCAAATACAAGATAAAATTAGACTTTATTTTGTAGTAAATGAATTAGAATACCTTGAAAAAGGTGGTAGAATAGGTAGAGCTTCATCAGTTATAGGTGGATTTTTAAAAGTAAAACCTATAATAAAAATGGACGATGGAGAGCTTGCTGTTCAAGGTAAAGCTATAGGTGAATCAGGTGCAGCCTCATATTTAGAAAGACTTATAAGAAATGCAAGTAAGAAAAGTAGCATTATTTTATATACTGGATGGGGAGGAACACCTAAAGAGCTGGCAAGTGCCGATGAAATGAGAAATCAGAACATTGGAAACAGCAGAGTAGACTATAGAGGGAGATTTGAAATAGGTGCAACAATAGGTTCTCACTCTGGTCCAGTTTTCGGAATGGCAATTTTACCTAAGATTATTTAA
- a CDS encoding PTS sugar transporter subunit IIA: MKFSSYLDPQFIFTDLKGTTPEEIIVEMIERVAEKDKKVNASKKLIEDAVIRREREIPTGIGSGIAIPHARIENLNDFIVAIGLLDTPIEGGIAATHQVDKVNLVFLIISDVLKNKNILKVMSAVSKIALRKKDLLEKIKKERNPKKVIEYIQEANIELDHKIVAEDVLSPDVVPATPENTLEEIAKRLILEETSGLPVVDENGHFLGEITERELIAYGMPNYLSLMEDLNFLTVGEPFEEYLVNESKVTIKDLYRVSEDIIIDSKTPIMEICFIMVNKGITRLYVVDNGKYCGMIKRSDIIKKVLHI, translated from the coding sequence ATGAAATTTTCAAGTTACTTAGATCCACAATTTATCTTTACTGATCTTAAAGGGACAACTCCAGAAGAGATAATAGTGGAGATGATCGAAAGAGTTGCCGAAAAAGACAAAAAGGTAAACGCTTCAAAAAAATTAATTGAAGATGCAGTAATAAGAAGAGAGAGAGAGATTCCAACAGGAATAGGAAGTGGAATAGCAATACCTCATGCAAGAATTGAAAATCTTAATGATTTCATTGTTGCTATTGGGTTATTAGACACTCCAATTGAGGGTGGTATCGCTGCAACACATCAAGTAGATAAAGTAAATTTAGTATTTTTAATAATATCTGATGTGTTAAAAAATAAAAATATTTTAAAAGTTATGAGTGCAGTTTCTAAAATTGCTTTAAGAAAAAAGGATTTACTTGAAAAAATTAAAAAAGAAAGAAATCCTAAAAAAGTTATCGAATACATACAAGAGGCAAATATAGAACTAGATCATAAAATTGTGGCAGAGGATGTATTAAGTCCAGATGTAGTTCCTGCAACACCAGAAAATACTCTTGAAGAAATTGCAAAAAGATTAATTCTTGAAGAAACAAGTGGACTTCCTGTAGTTGATGAAAATGGCCATTTTTTAGGTGAAATTACTGAAAGAGAATTAATTGCATATGGTATGCCAAATTATCTTTCACTTATGGAAGACTTAAATTTCTTGACTGTTGGAGAACCTTTTGAAGAGTATTTAGTAAACGAATCAAAAGTAACAATTAAAGACTTATATAGAGTTTCTGAAGATATTATAATAGACAGTAAAACTCCTATTATGGAAATTTGCTTTATTATGGTAAATAAAGGAATTACAAGACTATATGTAGTTGATAATGGA